The Microscilla marina ATCC 23134 genome has a segment encoding these proteins:
- a CDS encoding cytochrome C oxidase subunit IV family protein, with translation MSNVHETSTGEIPKAKTKQIWKVFWILLGLTALEFVIAFVFPPSMWRVGVFVILTIVKAFYIVAEFMHLGHEVKFLAWSIILPMIFVAWFILAMMVEGESVFTLRL, from the coding sequence ATGTCAAACGTTCACGAGACATCTACTGGTGAGATTCCAAAGGCTAAAACCAAACAAATTTGGAAGGTTTTCTGGATACTGTTAGGCCTTACAGCTTTAGAATTTGTGATTGCATTTGTATTTCCTCCTTCTATGTGGAGAGTGGGAGTGTTTGTAATCTTGACAATTGTAAAAGCATTTTATATTGTGGCTGAGTTTATGCACTTAGGGCATGAAGTAAAATTCTTGGCTTGGAGCATCATTCTCCCAATGATCTTTGTTGCCTGGTTTATTCTTGCAATGATGGTTGAGGGTGAATCTGTATTTACCTTACGCCTTTAA
- a CDS encoding SCO family protein, which yields MTIFYPQGVDSVKVNGQWKVDSIYHTITPFKFTNQNNKEVSNKDVKGKIYVADFFFTRCGSICPKMTSQLTRVQNAFKDNKEINILSFSIDPEHDSVEVLKNYADQYKAISGQWHFLTGNKHEIYNLGVKGFKIPVGDEGQEVTPDYFHSSRLILVDHKGRIRGYYNGVSRDEVDKLILEIKVLLQEYKD from the coding sequence TTGACTATATTTTATCCACAGGGGGTAGATTCTGTAAAAGTAAACGGTCAATGGAAAGTTGACTCTATATACCATACCATTACACCGTTCAAGTTTACTAATCAGAACAACAAAGAGGTGTCTAACAAAGATGTAAAAGGCAAAATATATGTGGCTGATTTCTTCTTTACACGTTGTGGTAGTATTTGCCCTAAAATGACCTCGCAACTTACCCGAGTGCAGAATGCATTTAAAGACAATAAAGAGATAAATATTCTCTCTTTTTCGATTGACCCTGAACATGATTCGGTAGAAGTATTGAAAAACTACGCCGATCAATATAAGGCAATCTCTGGACAGTGGCACTTTCTGACGGGGAATAAACACGAAATATATAACTTAGGGGTCAAAGGGTTCAAAATTCCTGTAGGAGACGAAGGGCAAGAGGTAACCCCTGACTATTTCCACAGTTCAAGACTGATATTGGTAGACCATAAGGGCAGAATAAGAGGGTATTACAATGGGGTTAGCCGAGACGAGGTAGACAAGTTAATCTTAGAGATTAAAGTATTACTTCAGGAGTATAAAGATTGA
- a CDS encoding TetR/AcrR family transcriptional regulator, whose amino-acid sequence MNKAEQTKTHILNTAFRLFLQKSYREVTMQELQENAQVSRGGLYHHFKNKEEIFLATAHKFFFSMMDESLDMGVMAEQPFMENFQSYLVHKQQVMDKMLTHTELEDLDANYFMLVFQTIQYFPETREELKKQVVQETKNWANIIKIAQNKGEIKQHLDAEALARHIYYLLDGVEMHLVMMGNINSEMHNRITTMIEQLYELIRW is encoded by the coding sequence GTGAATAAAGCAGAGCAAACCAAAACACATATTTTAAATACAGCCTTCCGGCTTTTTTTGCAAAAAAGCTACCGCGAAGTAACAATGCAGGAGTTACAGGAAAATGCCCAAGTGAGTAGGGGAGGGTTATACCACCATTTTAAAAATAAAGAAGAAATATTTCTTGCTACAGCACATAAGTTTTTCTTTTCTATGATGGATGAATCCCTCGATATGGGAGTAATGGCAGAGCAGCCGTTTATGGAAAACTTTCAGTCATACCTTGTCCATAAGCAACAAGTAATGGATAAGATGTTGACTCACACTGAGTTGGAAGACTTAGATGCAAACTATTTTATGCTGGTCTTTCAAACCATACAGTACTTCCCTGAGACCCGCGAAGAGTTGAAAAAACAAGTGGTCCAAGAAACCAAAAACTGGGCAAACATTATTAAAATAGCTCAAAATAAAGGAGAGATTAAGCAGCATTTAGATGCGGAGGCTCTAGCCAGACATATTTATTATTTGTTAGATGGAGTGGAAATGCATTTAGTAATGATGGGTAATATTAATAGTGAAATGCACAACCGTATTACTACCATGATTGAGCAGTTGTATGAGCTTATTAGGTGGTAG
- a CDS encoding DUF983 domain-containing protein produces MHKCCPVCGVRFEVEPGFFFGAMYISYAFSVATFIICGLATYLLGNNPEVWVYVMVVIVVVLLTFPSSFRYSRILMLHLFSGIGYEPDAADKEGQT; encoded by the coding sequence ATGCACAAGTGTTGCCCAGTTTGTGGGGTAAGGTTTGAGGTAGAACCAGGTTTTTTCTTTGGGGCTATGTACATTAGTTACGCATTTTCAGTGGCTACTTTTATTATATGTGGTTTAGCAACTTATTTGTTGGGCAATAACCCAGAAGTCTGGGTATATGTGATGGTAGTGATAGTAGTAGTATTGCTTACTTTTCCCTCCTCATTTCGTTACTCAAGAATTTTGATGTTGCACCTGTTCTCAGGAATAGGCTATGAACCGGATGCTGCTGATAAAGAAGGTCAAACATAA
- a CDS encoding DUF420 domain-containing protein: MTNALIAEKNKRFMPVIWTVSILIPLVVAVLFYLQRKMGGLGNLNVSFLPHLNAILNSATFICLLGGFFSIKNKKEQYHRMFMMTAFVLSSLFLVSYVIYHSQGHEVPFGGQGAIRYFYFVILITHIGLSLFVVPLALFAIYFAITKQIDRHKKIVKWTFPVWAYVAFTGVLVYLMISPYYPA; the protein is encoded by the coding sequence ATGACTAACGCGTTGATTGCTGAAAAAAACAAGCGTTTTATGCCTGTTATCTGGACAGTATCAATACTGATTCCACTGGTAGTGGCAGTACTATTTTATCTACAGCGAAAAATGGGTGGTTTAGGTAACTTGAATGTTTCTTTTTTGCCCCACTTGAACGCCATATTAAATTCTGCTACTTTTATATGTTTGCTAGGTGGTTTCTTTTCTATCAAAAACAAGAAAGAACAATACCATCGAATGTTTATGATGACTGCTTTTGTGTTGTCATCATTGTTTTTGGTATCTTATGTAATATACCATTCACAGGGGCATGAAGTGCCCTTTGGTGGACAAGGAGCAATTCGGTACTTTTACTTTGTAATACTCATTACCCACATTGGTTTATCTCTGTTTGTGGTGCCTTTAGCGCTGTTTGCCATATACTTTGCTATTACCAAGCAAATTGATCGTCATAAAAAAATAGTGAAGTGGACATTCCCCGTATGGGCTTATGTAGCGTTTACTGGGGTATTGGTTTATTTAATGATTAGCCCTTATTATCCAGCGTAA